The Chitinophaga lutea genome contains the following window.
TCTACGCACACCGATGCGCAGGCCATGGTAGGCATATCGTCGGTGCCCGGTACGATGGCCCAGGTTCTGCCGGTATCCGTGGTTTTCCACAACGCGTGCGCGCTCACGGCGTACATTTTCGCTGCGGTGGTGGGATGGAACTTGATCTGCACGATGCGGCCGATACCATTGATCTGGCCAACTTTATTAGTGGGGAATTTGATGGGGCCGATTTCGGTCCAGGGCTGACTGGTCTGGGCTTTCAGGGCATACGCCGTCAGCAGCAGGAAACCTGCCAAAAGAGTAGTGATCTTTTGCATAAAATGTGTTTAAAAGATGAAAAGCCTGATGGTTACTGGCGTTGCGCCTTCTGTTGCTGCCATATGTTGATGCGTTCTTCCGGCGTAAGGATGCGGCCGTCGGGTTGCACATAGGGCGCCACTTCTTCTTTCCAATGCAGGAATTTTTTGTACTCGAAGCGGTATTTCACGGCCGGGTCTTCCGGGTTACGGCTGGTGCTGTAGCTGCTGCTGCGGAGTGCCGCATCTTTATCCTCTGCGGAGAACAGCTCATGCTCGGTCGTCGGGCGGGGCTTGTCTTTCCAGTATTCCTCAAATACTTTGACTGCTGCGAAGTAATTGACTTTAGGGTCGTCCATCATCTGGATCCAGGCGGTATTATTGCCGGGTGGAGCCATCCCGGCCGTACGGGCTTTGCGCGAGGCGCTGCAGGCTGCCGCCAGCAGACATGCCCCTAACAGGAACGTGCATAGTGTGTGTCTCATTGGATTTTGGTTTTATATCGATAATTAAAGACAAGGGTGTTCCCCTACGCACATGCGAAACAATAACTATTTATTTCCTTGATGAGTGTAAAAAGAGGATCTCGGTGCTCTGCTCGAAAGGCTACAATATATCATACAACAACAAACTAGTCAAGGGTTCGCTTCATCACGGGAATAGATACCTTGAAAATATTCTTTTCTATCCACACAAACATATTGGTTATACAAATTCTGAAAGTAATATGACAATGGAGGCGATATAGCAGGGAGCTTGTGTCATTCGATCATGAAGGAGATGAAGGCGGGATTCAACTGTCTACCGGGTTTACCAAAATAACAGTACGGCACATTATTGTTCATCAGGCCCCGAGCCCCTGCAGGAAGCTATTCAGGTCGTCTTCCCGGTCGAGGCCCAGCTTCTGTTTGATGCGGTAGCGGCTCATCCTGACGCTTTTGGCCTCTATGTGCATCAGTTGCGCAATCTGCCGGGTATCCATCTGGAGATAAAAGTAGGCGCAGAGTTTGAGATCGAGCAGGGTGAGTTTTTTCTGGGCCCTTTCGCTGAGCAGGAAAAAAAAATCGGGGTGCACCTGTTGTATCTGAATTTTGGCCTGTTCGAAATTACCGTCGAGCATCATTTCCTCTTTCAGGATTTTCTGCATGTTGACGGGGTCGCCACCGGCCAGCTTGTCTTTGATATTCAGCAGCGTCTGGTTTTTGTGTTCCAGTTGCAGCACGTTCGCCATCACTTCTTTTTTCAACTGCTGCTGCTGCGTTTCCAACAGTTGCTGCTCCGCTTTCAGCCGCGCCTGCTCTTCCTTTTCGAGTTTTACCTGGAGCTCGGATTCCAGTTTTTCGAGCTGCAGCTGCTTTTCGCGCTGGGCGGCATACCGTACGCTGAAATGATACGCGCGGAACATGAATATCAGCCCCAGCACAGCGGCAGCGGCGATGGAGCCATACAAATAGTTCTGCAGCCGGCGGCTCCGCTCCTGCTCCTTCAGCATCTGCATTTCGTTATTTTTCTTCTCGGTTTCGTACTGGATGTCGAGCTTCTGGGCATTGAGCGCCTGCTTCTGGTTGAAGTTCTTGTTGCTGTACTCCGTTACCGCCTGCTGGAACTCCAGGGCTTTTTTATAATCCCCCTGTGCCGCATAATACTGCGAAAGCGCCTGCACCACATTGATCAGCGTATAATAATAAGGCGACGGCGTGGCTTTCATCACACGCCAGGCTTCCAGCAAATGCTCCCCGGCCTGCGCCTTGTTGCCGGCGCGGGAGGCGTATTCACTGAGGATGCCCAGGCTGCTGCCCACTACTTCCTCGCAGTTGGGCACACCTCTTAATACGGCCCGGGCCGTGTTGGCATAATGAATGCCTTGGGCTTCGGCCGCTTTGTCGGTTTCAGGAAAATATCGCAGGTAATAGTTGGCCAGGTTGACGCAGGCGATGGCGTAAGTGTAGTTGGCCACCCGCCCGGGGTATTGCTGGTAAAGCGACCCGGCCCGGTTGAGGTACAACAGGGTACTGTCAAGTTGAGGGGCGCTTTTGGTGGCGTTGTAATTATACTCATGGGCGGTAGACATCGCCATCAGGCAATTGCTCAGCAGGTTATAGTCTTTGGTGAGCAGGGCGTTTTCGGTGGCTTTCCGCGCATAGATGTTGATCCGGGCTTCGTTGTTCCAGCCGGCGTACACGGCATACAGCTGGTAATAGATTTTGCCGGCGATGTACGGGTCGTCTGCGCGCTCCAGTTCTTTGAGTCCCTGGTTGCAAAAGCGCACCACCTCTTCCCCGTTGTCGAGCATTTTGTACAGCAGCACCTGGGCATAATACCCATACGCCATGGCCACCGGGTCTTTCGCCTGCTGCGCCAGCGCCAGGGCGGAATCGCTCACCTGCTTCAGGTTGGGGTACTGCTGGCTGTTGATGCGGATATTGGTAAGAAGGGTGTATGCCTTAACGGCATCGGTATACCGCCGCAGCCGCAGGGCGATGACGGCGCTTTGCCGCGCCCGGGATTCCGCCGACGCATAATCCTTGTTTATCCGGTAGATCTCGGCCAGCTGGTTCAGCAACGCAGGCTTTCTTTCTTCCTCCTGCCCGGCGCCGCTAATGGCCGACCGCAAACTGTCCGGCAGGGAATTCTGGGCAGCGCTGCCGGACGACACCGCTATGAAGATGCACATCATCAGGATATGGAAGCAGGATTTCATGCGTCCAAATTACAATAAATAGGCTGCAATCAGCCATGCCCGCATTTTGCATTGATTAAATAAATAATCTGTAATTATCAATTCTATAGATCATTAAGCAAACCTGTAGATATATTGTAGACGGGATTTTTGTAGATAGTAGATGCCGTGTAGGATAGCGGGATTTGGAACAGGGAACGCCGGCGGGGACATTTGCAGTATCAAATTCATGCTATGACGCACTATCGGTATTTCACACAGGAGGGCGACAAATTCCACCTCCGGTCAAACACATCCGCCGCCATCGTCCGGTCGGTGCTTTGCCTGGCGATGGCCGCCGGCATCTATTTCCTGATCCCCCCGGAAAAAAAGATCGGCCTCTGGGGTGCGGGTTTGTTCGTATTCTTCGCCCTCATCAACCTGCTCCGGTCTACCAAAAAACTGACGATCGACGTCGCCGCCAAAACCGTCGTTCATAAAAACAACGCCCTGACTGCGGAGGCGACTTACCGTTTTGATGAGTTCGTGCAGTTTTACGTGCTCCGCCACAGCTACCTGTTCAGGTTCATCATGCTCGACTGCACCGCCTTCCTGGTGTTCGGGCAGGAGGGCCGGGAAAAACAGGTACCGGTGGTGGTCGGCCTCTTCAGTGCCCGGCCGGCGCAAAACGCCGTGAACGAGATGAGCGCCATCATGGGCTTCGAAGCCGCCTGAAAAATTCACGCCATGCACAAGTACCAACTGACCATCACGCCCTGCGAACTGACCATCCGGCCATACTTCGGCTACCTGCCGAAAATAAGGGTATTGGCCTGCCTGGCCGTCGCTCTATTCACCAGCCTGCCTTTCCTCCAGCGGCAGTTAACACCCGATGTGACCAGGGTGATCTGTGCCGCCGGCGGCATCCTGCTTTTGTATGCCCTCTACGACTACCTGTTCCACGCGAGCGCAAAGTTTTTGTTCGATAAAAGGACACGCTCGATTTACAGGATCAATGGCATCTTCTTCAAAAAGCGGCTGATGAGCTTTGAAGACATGACGATACTCACCACATCCGAGTATGGGGACAGGGAATATTCCATGGGCCGCAAAAAGAACCAGTTCCTCAAAAACTACCCGATCAGCGCGCCTTTCGGGAATAGCCGGAAGAGCCGGGACAGGGAAGCAGAATACCGCGAGCACATCCTTCAGCCTATTCTGACATTCATTCATCATTAAACGGATACCATGCTTACACGATCTTACATCCGGACCATCCTCTTTTGCTGCTGCTTCCTGGCGGCCTGCAAACTGCCCGCCTCGCCCGAAAAGTATTTCGATACGGCGGCCCTGAACGCCAATGCCGTGTCGCATTTCGGCAGCGACTATTTCATCACCGCACTGGGATACGGGAAACGGCCCATATCTGCCGGCGCCGGCCCGTACAGTTATGAGGAGCAGATCGGCTTCGCCATACAGCGGGTGGAAGGCTACCTGAAAAATGTGGACGGCCTGATGGCCACCAACGACACGGAAGCTTTGCTGGATGCGTCCAGGGATCTGTTCCGGTTTACGCTGGACAGCTACCGCACTGATCATCTGCCAATCGCCCGGATGATCGACCAGAAAGCGCCGGCGGAAACGATCGCCCGGGCCATGGAGGCGCTGGACAGGAAGTCGTACGAAACCTTCCTCGCCAAATACGAAAAGCTCCATGGCATCGGCACCCGGTACGCCAAAGACCATGGCATCAAGCTAGCGGAAATGCCCACTTTTAACCGGTAAACCAGCCCATCATGACACGAGCCTTTCTCATCTTCGGCGCCCTTTACGGACTTTTTTTCGCCACCGGTTTCCCTATGCTGCTGTATTACAACATCAACGACCGGTTTGATGTAAACGGACTGCCCGGCAAAAATCCATGGCTCGCGATGGGCATTGTGGCCCTTTCGGTCATACTATGGTGCATTGTGCTGGCGGGGTACTTCCGCAAATGGGTACTGTCCACCTTTACCGCGAAGCGGAATATAGAGCGGCTGAAAGAGCACGGCGTGCGCCGGAGTGCGGAGATTTTATCCGCCGAGAGGATTTCGAAAAACGGCGCCGCGTTCAACAGTTATCAGCTCAGTCTTTCGTTCAACAACCTGGCCGGCACGCCCATTATCCAGAAAGCCGCGGTGAACGACGGCAAACCGCATGAGCATCGTTTTGTGCCCGGGAAAAAGATCGACATCCTGATCGACCGCGACATGCGGTCGATCCCGTATTTCATTTTTGCCAGCACTGAAGCCACCATCCACAAATCCATCGTAGCTGCGATCGTTCTCGGCTGGTGTGCGCTGGTCGCTCTCATCGGCTGGTACTATGTATTTTCCTATGAGTTTGAAAGTTTCGGGATGGGGTGGCGTTTCATGAGTTTCGTTCATCCATTGTTTATTTGCCCGGTCGTTTTGCTGTTCTATCGCCTCATCGGAAAACTTATCCTCAGGGTCGGCGCCAACCCGAAAGATGCGGCATTCATCAAATTCAAGGGGCTTTCGACCACAGCGCGGCTCGTCAATGCCAGCCAGACCGGGATGTATATCAATGAGCAGCCCATGGTGCGCTTCGACCTGGAGTTCACGGATGAGCGGCATCAACAGCACAAGGTGAGCCTGAAAAAAGTAGTGGACCTGTTGCACCTCGACGTTGCCCGCCAGGAAACGGCGGAGATATTTTACCTGAAGGAAAACCCGCAGCGGGTGGCGTTTGCCAGTGATCTGGATGACGTCCAGTGAGTTTTCAGCTGGTGGATTCAATGAGTGATTCAGAAAAACATCCGGTGAAAGAAAAATACTTAATCCCGAATGAAATCCGCAACGGGCAGCGTTCGCCAGTGATCTGGATGATATCTAATGAATTTTCGGTTGGTGGATTCAATGAGTGATTCAGAAAACATGCAGTGAAAGAAGAATATTTAATAACGAATGAAATCCGCAACGGGCAGCGTTCGCCAGTGATCTGGATGATATCTAATGAATTTTCGGTTGGTGGATTCAATGAGTGATTCAGAAAACATCCGGTGAAAGAAAAAGTATTTAATGCCGAATGAAACCACGGCCGGTGAACTTCGAGTGTTCCAGACAATGCCCGGTGAAACGAAATATTTAATACCGAATGAAACCCGCAGCGGGTGGGCTTCGGCAGTAATCCAGATAACACACTCCATGAAAAAAATAATTCCCATATTGATCTGCACCATACTGCTGGGAGCCTGCCGGCAGATTTCCAGGACAGTGGAAGATACTTTTCACCCCAGGGACACCATCATTCCCCGCAGCCCCCAATCCCCACAGGAAGAGGCAGTTTCCTACTCCGACCATCACTCCATCACGACCACCAGCACGAGCATCAGCATTACCACCGATATCCCGCTTCTCTCCGCGAAAGACTCCATTCTGCTCGCCAAAGCGCTGCAGATGTACCAGGAGAAGAATGCGCAGGCTAATGGAACAGACAGCGCGTCGACCATCAGCATTTCCATCAACGGCCACCAGATACGGCTGACGCCTGGTGCAGGCGCAACCGGTGAGCAGATCCGTTTTGAAAAGGACAGCGGGAAGGTGGTATTGGAGCAGGAATAGGGTAAAACCTGAGAAGGATTTTTTGGTGCGAAGTAAAGCGTCGGGGAGGGCCCGCCACCGCATGTAACCTTTCTTCGGACGATGCGTCCGGGTGCGAGTCCCCGATCAAAATGATTTCATCTTAGGGTATTCTTAGGGTTATTCTTGGGTTATCATAGGTAATTCTATGAAAAAAGCCTAAGAAAACCCCAGGAATACCCAACTTTTTCCCTTAAAATCTGTTAGGATGGATAAACAGTCACTAAAATCTGTCTATTATGGCGATCAGCAAACACCTTTTATTGAAGAAACTGTCCGGGCACGTAGGCCGGGAGGTGGTTTTCAAACAATACGGCGACAAGACCGTGGTGAGCAAATACCCGGATATGAGCAACCGCACGCTCAGCCCGAAGCAGGTGCGGAATAACGAGATCATGGAAGAAGCCAACTACGAGGCCAAGCGCATCATGGCGGACGAGGAGCTGCGGCATGCAGCACAGGTGCGGCTGAATGTGACCAGCAACAAATTGTACACTTCGCTGGTGAGGGAATATTTTAAAGCGGCGCGGGCAGCAGGCAATGACGAAACACCTGCGCCCTAAGGATATGTGTTACCAATGAGAAGTATTGTAAAGTCATGCAGGCAACGAGGTAATGCCTGCCTCATAAGGATACGCGCGCTGGAGAAAAAGTATAGCAGGCAACGAAGTAGCACCCACTTCAAAAGGAAATACATCGCCGGTGAGGAAGTATTTTAAGCTCGTAAAGGCCACAGTGGCGGAAGGCAATGAGCCCCAGGATGCAATGTTTACTG
Protein-coding sequences here:
- a CDS encoding helix-turn-helix transcriptional regulator; the encoded protein is MKSCFHILMMCIFIAVSSGSAAQNSLPDSLRSAISGAGQEEERKPALLNQLAEIYRINKDYASAESRARQSAVIALRLRRYTDAVKAYTLLTNIRINSQQYPNLKQVSDSALALAQQAKDPVAMAYGYYAQVLLYKMLDNGEEVVRFCNQGLKELERADDPYIAGKIYYQLYAVYAGWNNEARINIYARKATENALLTKDYNLLSNCLMAMSTAHEYNYNATKSAPQLDSTLLYLNRAGSLYQQYPGRVANYTYAIACVNLANYYLRYFPETDKAAEAQGIHYANTARAVLRGVPNCEEVVGSSLGILSEYASRAGNKAQAGEHLLEAWRVMKATPSPYYYTLINVVQALSQYYAAQGDYKKALEFQQAVTEYSNKNFNQKQALNAQKLDIQYETEKKNNEMQMLKEQERSRRLQNYLYGSIAAAAVLGLIFMFRAYHFSVRYAAQREKQLQLEKLESELQVKLEKEEQARLKAEQQLLETQQQQLKKEVMANVLQLEHKNQTLLNIKDKLAGGDPVNMQKILKEEMMLDGNFEQAKIQIQQVHPDFFFLLSERAQKKLTLLDLKLCAYFYLQMDTRQIAQLMHIEAKSVRMSRYRIKQKLGLDREDDLNSFLQGLGA